The Tistrella mobilis genome window below encodes:
- a CDS encoding VOC family protein: MTHAINGIDHAIIGVADLEAARERYRRLGFAVTDRGRHVGWGTANYCVMFDDDYLELLGLIDSTAFTNGLDRFLEKGEGGLGVVFSTPDAEASHALLGAAGLVAPENALRNLGRVIENGPDGGPVELAFRNVHLADGATPGIPAFLCQHLTPEKMRRPDWLAHPNTARSILSATIVVDDVNAAADAYSRLFGSGAVTPTDTVIAVHTGRGVLMFATPYDLPNLHPDLDDEPRAHDHGLVALQIGVADRDRTAAVLQENGVAFDREQNGDLIVGPEEACGVLIEFTSA; encoded by the coding sequence ATGACCCACGCGATCAACGGCATCGACCATGCCATCATCGGTGTCGCCGACCTGGAAGCGGCACGGGAACGGTATCGGCGCCTCGGCTTTGCCGTCACCGACCGCGGACGCCATGTTGGCTGGGGCACCGCCAATTATTGCGTCATGTTCGATGACGACTACCTGGAACTGCTCGGGCTGATCGATTCCACCGCCTTCACCAACGGCCTGGACCGCTTCCTCGAAAAGGGTGAGGGCGGGCTGGGCGTGGTCTTTTCCACCCCGGATGCCGAGGCATCGCATGCACTGCTTGGGGCGGCAGGGCTGGTTGCGCCCGAGAATGCGCTGCGCAATCTGGGCCGGGTGATCGAGAACGGCCCCGATGGCGGCCCGGTGGAACTCGCCTTTCGCAATGTCCATCTGGCCGATGGTGCCACGCCCGGCATTCCCGCCTTCCTCTGTCAGCATCTGACGCCCGAGAAGATGCGTCGCCCGGACTGGCTGGCCCACCCCAATACGGCGCGCAGCATCCTGTCCGCCACCATCGTGGTGGATGACGTGAATGCCGCCGCCGATGCCTACTCCCGTCTGTTTGGGAGTGGTGCGGTCACCCCCACCGATACCGTGATCGCGGTCCATACCGGGCGTGGGGTGCTGATGTTCGCCACACCTTACGACCTGCCCAATCTGCATCCCGATCTCGATGACGAGCCGCGCGCTCATGATCACGGCCTGGTGGCGCTGCAGATCGGTGTCGCCGACCGCGACCGCACCGCAGCTGTGCTCCAGGAAAATGGCGTGGCCTTCGATCGCGAGCAGAACGGCGATCTGATCGTCGGACCCGAGGAGGCCTGCGGCGTGCTGATCGAGTTCACCTCCGCCTGA
- the proC gene encoding pyrroline-5-carboxylate reductase gives MSSTSEAGTAGQLLVIGAGRMGGAMIEGWIARGRDPHSITVIDPSVEGRTRLQDRGVRVAADADAVSMPDGGFDVLVVAVKPQSFEVALPPAAPLVGPETLVVSVAAGKTVQTLRDLLGHPRKVIRAMPNTPAAIGRGITGCYAVAETDGRDRALAEGLLSAVGEVVWIEDEGLIDAVTAVSGSGPAYVFHMIEAMTRAGEEVGLPYETARRLARATVIGAAALADASPETETALREAVTSPAGTTAAALSVLMDRQTGLPPLMARAVTAARDRGRELAG, from the coding sequence ATGTCCAGCACATCTGAAGCCGGGACGGCCGGTCAGCTGCTCGTGATCGGCGCCGGCCGGATGGGTGGCGCGATGATCGAAGGCTGGATCGCCCGTGGCCGCGATCCGCACAGCATTACCGTGATCGACCCCTCGGTCGAAGGCCGGACCCGTCTGCAGGACCGTGGCGTGCGCGTTGCGGCGGATGCCGATGCGGTGTCCATGCCCGATGGCGGTTTCGACGTATTGGTGGTGGCGGTGAAGCCGCAGAGTTTCGAGGTGGCCCTGCCGCCGGCGGCCCCTCTGGTCGGGCCTGAAACCCTTGTGGTCTCGGTTGCCGCGGGCAAGACGGTGCAGACCCTGCGTGATCTGCTGGGCCACCCGCGCAAGGTGATCCGGGCGATGCCCAATACCCCTGCGGCAATTGGTCGCGGCATCACCGGCTGCTATGCCGTAGCAGAGACGGATGGCCGCGATCGGGCCCTGGCCGAAGGTCTGCTCTCGGCCGTTGGCGAGGTGGTCTGGATCGAGGACGAGGGGCTGATCGATGCGGTCACCGCCGTCTCGGGCAGCGGACCGGCCTATGTTTTCCATATGATCGAAGCAATGACCCGCGCCGGTGAAGAGGTGGGCCTGCCCTATGAAACGGCGCGGCGGCTGGCGCGTGCGACCGTGATCGGCGCCGCAGCGCTGGCCGACGCGTCGCCTGAGACCGAGACCGCATTGCGGGAAGCCGTGACCAGCCCCGCGGGCACCACCGCAGCTGCCCTGTCGGTGCTGATGGACCGGCAGACGGGGCTGCCGCCGCTGATGGCGCGCGCGGTCACTGCCGCACGCGACCGCGGCCGGGAACTCGCCGGTTGA
- a CDS encoding YbjN domain-containing protein — protein sequence MSFIIAEAEDVVANPLDLVEQIVIANEWPFDRQTEDEMAVEITGKFCDFRLWFAWRPETAALHLSCALDMKVPAGRRTNIYPLLAQLNERLWLGHFDLWTEESVPLFRHTLLVRGGPLTPEHVEEVVDIAVSECERAYPAFQFVIWGGKTADEAITAAMFETVGEA from the coding sequence ATGTCTTTCATCATCGCGGAAGCCGAAGACGTCGTGGCCAATCCTCTCGATCTCGTCGAACAGATCGTCATCGCCAACGAATGGCCGTTCGACCGCCAGACCGAAGACGAGATGGCTGTCGAAATCACCGGCAAGTTCTGCGACTTCCGCCTCTGGTTCGCGTGGCGCCCGGAGACTGCCGCCCTGCATCTGTCCTGTGCGCTGGATATGAAGGTGCCGGCCGGCCGCCGTACGAACATCTATCCGCTGCTGGCGCAGCTGAACGAGCGCCTGTGGCTGGGCCATTTCGACCTCTGGACCGAGGAATCGGTACCGCTGTTCCGCCATACCCTGCTGGTCCGCGGTGGTCCGCTGACCCCTGAGCATGTGGAAGAGGTGGTGGACATCGCGGTCTCCGAATGCGAGCGCGCCTATCCCGCCTTCCAGTTCGTCATCTGGGGTGGCAAGACGGCCGACGAGGCCATCACGGCTGCCATGTTCGAAACCGTCGGCGAGGCCTGA
- a CDS encoding pyridoxamine 5'-phosphate oxidase family protein, translating to MTGHVVTTEAELDALYGTPVEASLIKEVPVLTAPYRAFVEAAPFFALATVAAEGLDCSPRGDPAGFVRVLDERTLAIPDRRGNNRVDSLRNIVRDPRVALMFLIPGKGEALRINGRARISTDPALCDSFAVDDHLPRTVILVAIDTVYFQCARALIRSGLWTPETWPVTDTLPTAGQMLKAARQDFDANGYDAEAVTRLPRTLY from the coding sequence ATGACCGGGCATGTCGTGACCACCGAAGCCGAACTCGACGCACTCTACGGCACCCCGGTCGAGGCGTCGCTGATCAAGGAAGTACCGGTTCTGACGGCGCCCTATCGCGCCTTCGTCGAGGCTGCCCCGTTCTTCGCCCTCGCCACCGTCGCAGCCGAGGGGCTCGACTGCTCACCGCGCGGCGATCCGGCCGGCTTCGTGCGGGTGCTGGACGAGCGTACCCTCGCCATCCCCGACCGCCGGGGCAATAACCGGGTCGACAGCCTGCGCAACATCGTCCGCGACCCCCGCGTCGCCCTCATGTTCCTGATCCCGGGCAAGGGCGAGGCGCTTCGGATCAACGGCCGGGCCCGCATTTCGACCGATCCGGCGCTGTGTGACAGCTTTGCCGTCGACGACCACCTGCCCCGCACCGTGATTCTGGTTGCCATCGACACGGTCTATTTCCAGTGCGCCCGGGCGCTGATCCGGTCCGGGTTGTGGACCCCTGAAACATGGCCTGTCACCGACACCCTGCCCACCGCCGGGCAGATGCTGAAGGCCGCCCGCCAGGATTTCGATGCCAACGGCTATGATGCCGAGGCGGTCACTCGCCTTCCACGCACCCTGTACTGA
- a CDS encoding NAD(P)-dependent oxidoreductase: MTSTTDRFAPPSSSGEAAPSRPRLDGRRIAMLGLGLMGRPMAINLARAGADLAVWNRSPATTTEVAAATGARAASSPAEAAAGAGIVVLCVTDTAAVESVLFGTDGVATARPAPRVVVDMGTTDPLVTPDIGRRLTQACGASLVDAPVSGGTRGAEAATLSIMAGADDAAFEAALPVLQVLGSRITRIGSPGAGQVAKAANQVVVGVVIQAVAEALALAEAAGVDPARVREAMIGGFADGTILRQHGERMVIGNLTPGGKCRIHLKDMVQATRLGDANGLAMPASALVRDAFARLVDQGRGELDHSALHLLLTDTFRASGDDVAAR; this comes from the coding sequence ATGACCAGCACCACCGATCGCTTCGCCCCACCCTCCTCCTCGGGCGAAGCAGCCCCCAGCAGGCCACGGCTCGACGGCCGGCGGATCGCCATGCTGGGCCTGGGGCTGATGGGCCGGCCGATGGCGATCAACCTGGCCCGCGCCGGGGCGGATCTGGCCGTCTGGAACCGAAGCCCCGCCACCACCACGGAGGTCGCGGCTGCAACGGGGGCCCGCGCGGCTTCAAGCCCTGCCGAAGCGGCTGCCGGTGCCGGGATCGTCGTTCTTTGTGTCACGGATACCGCCGCGGTCGAATCCGTGCTGTTCGGCACGGACGGCGTGGCAACCGCACGGCCCGCGCCCCGGGTGGTCGTCGACATGGGCACGACGGATCCGCTGGTGACACCGGACATAGGTCGGCGCCTGACGCAAGCCTGTGGGGCGAGCCTCGTCGATGCACCGGTATCCGGCGGCACCCGCGGGGCCGAAGCGGCAACGCTCTCGATCATGGCCGGTGCAGACGATGCAGCCTTCGAGGCGGCGCTGCCGGTGCTTCAGGTGCTGGGCAGCCGCATCACCCGGATCGGCAGCCCCGGCGCCGGCCAGGTCGCCAAGGCTGCAAACCAGGTGGTGGTGGGCGTGGTGATCCAGGCGGTGGCCGAAGCCCTGGCGCTGGCCGAGGCGGCCGGCGTCGATCCGGCCCGGGTGCGCGAGGCGATGATCGGCGGCTTCGCCGACGGCACCATCCTGCGCCAGCATGGCGAGCGCATGGTGATCGGAAATCTGACACCGGGCGGCAAGTGCAGGATCCATCTGAAGGACATGGTGCAGGCAACCCGGCTGGGAGATGCCAACGGCCTGGCCATGCCGGCCTCGGCGCTGGTGCGCGATGCCTTCGCCCGGCTGGTCGACCAGGGCCGGGGTGAGCTTGATCACAGCGCCCTGCACCTGCTGCTCACCGACACGTTCCGCGCCTCTGGCGATGATGTCGCAGCACGATAG
- a CDS encoding P1 family peptidase has product MTQFRPGPLNAITDVPGIKVGQAHDDRLWSGVTVIVPDEPMLAAVDVRGGGPGTRETDALNSASMVQKVHAVVLSGGSAYGLDAASAVMSRLAAQGRGVQIGDAIIPIVPSAILFDLVNGGDKNWGDEPPYRRLAGQAMDALGTTVAEGNAGAGYGAKAGAYKGGLGTASIVTGEGYTVGALVACNSFGTPVIPGTPCFWAWPHEIDDEFGGQPLHCLAKPSTHDFTFTPGRPGVPGEVLDTTTAGERADVATKRPAELDGGDPAAAAAGGNTTIGIVAIDADLTRGEAERIAIMAQDGYARAVRPMHTPFDGDTIFVLATGKRPLANPVVDVARLGMHAADCVARALTRGVYAAETLGRYPGYRSVHGHRLNRAAQGG; this is encoded by the coding sequence ATGACCCAGTTCCGCCCCGGTCCGCTGAACGCGATCACCGACGTCCCCGGCATCAAGGTCGGACAGGCGCATGACGACCGACTGTGGAGCGGCGTCACCGTGATCGTGCCGGACGAGCCGATGCTGGCGGCGGTGGATGTGCGCGGCGGCGGCCCCGGCACCCGCGAGACCGATGCCCTCAATTCGGCGTCGATGGTGCAGAAGGTGCATGCGGTGGTCCTGTCGGGGGGCTCGGCTTACGGGCTCGATGCGGCCTCGGCGGTGATGTCGCGCCTGGCAGCTCAGGGGCGGGGTGTGCAGATCGGCGATGCGATCATCCCGATCGTGCCATCTGCCATCCTGTTCGATCTGGTCAATGGCGGCGACAAGAACTGGGGCGATGAGCCGCCCTATCGGAGGCTGGCCGGCCAGGCAATGGACGCCCTCGGCACCACCGTCGCCGAAGGCAATGCCGGCGCCGGCTACGGCGCCAAGGCCGGCGCCTACAAGGGCGGCCTTGGCACCGCATCGATCGTAACCGGCGAAGGCTATACCGTGGGCGCGCTGGTGGCCTGCAATTCCTTCGGTACACCCGTCATCCCGGGCACGCCGTGCTTCTGGGCCTGGCCTCACGAGATCGACGACGAATTCGGAGGGCAGCCGCTGCACTGTCTGGCGAAGCCCTCCACTCACGACTTCACCTTCACCCCCGGCCGCCCAGGCGTGCCGGGAGAGGTGCTGGACACCACGACCGCCGGGGAGAGGGCGGACGTGGCGACGAAGAGGCCGGCAGAGCTGGACGGCGGCGACCCCGCCGCCGCAGCGGCCGGCGGCAACACCACGATCGGCATCGTCGCCATCGATGCGGATCTGACCCGCGGGGAGGCGGAGCGCATCGCGATCATGGCCCAGGACGGCTATGCCCGCGCGGTGCGCCCGATGCACACGCCGTTCGACGGTGATACCATCTTCGTCCTCGCCACCGGCAAGCGACCGCTTGCAAATCCGGTGGTGGACGTCGCGCGGCTCGGCATGCACGCGGCCGACTGCGTCGCCCGTGCCCTGACCCGCGGCGTCTATGCGGCCGAGACGCTGGGACGTTATCCCGGCTATCGGTCCGTTCACGGGCATCGGCTCAATCGGGCCGCGCAGGGAGGCTGA
- a CDS encoding ABC transporter substrate-binding protein has translation MGTIKPWLAAALLGTAVAFGPAAAFAAKDTFSIGAVLEPPHLDPTAGAAAAIDEVVFINVFEGLVRLDERGHIQPLLAESWTISDDGLTYTFKLRQGVKFHDGTTFDSADVKFSFERAMAPNSVNAQKGLFAPIASIEAPDASTVVLKLSKPAGQMLFNLTWGDAAIVAPESAGEAEKTRPVGTGPFKFKQWVKGDRVELTRNDDYWGDKVALKEATIKFIADPAAALQAILAGDLDAFSNFPAPENLPQLEADPRFKVAIGMTEGETILAMNNGVKPFNDIRVRRAVSHAIDRQAVIDGQFGYGTPIGSHFSPSAPGYVDLTDRYPYDPAKAKALLTEAGYPDGFKTALMLPPPGYARRGGEIIAAMLAEVGIQAEIVPLEWAQWLDQVFKNKAYGMTIVSHTEPMDIGIYARDNYYFNYKNPAFNELMAKLDTTTDQNERLKLYGDAQRMLAEDAVNAFLFELPQYGVWNAKVEGLWTDRPFQVNDLTKVHWTE, from the coding sequence ATGGGCACCATTAAGCCGTGGCTCGCCGCGGCGCTTCTTGGCACGGCGGTCGCCTTCGGGCCGGCCGCGGCCTTCGCCGCGAAGGACACCTTCTCGATCGGTGCGGTGCTGGAACCGCCGCATCTCGATCCGACCGCGGGTGCCGCGGCGGCGATCGACGAGGTCGTCTTCATCAACGTCTTCGAGGGTCTGGTCCGCCTCGACGAGCGCGGCCATATCCAGCCGCTGCTGGCCGAAAGCTGGACCATCTCGGATGACGGCCTGACCTATACCTTCAAGCTGCGCCAGGGCGTGAAATTCCACGACGGTACGACTTTCGATTCGGCCGACGTGAAGTTCAGCTTCGAGCGGGCGATGGCGCCGAACAGCGTCAACGCGCAGAAGGGCCTGTTCGCGCCGATCGCGTCGATCGAGGCGCCGGATGCCTCGACGGTGGTTCTCAAGCTGTCGAAGCCGGCCGGCCAGATGCTGTTCAACCTGACCTGGGGCGATGCCGCGATCGTGGCACCCGAGAGCGCAGGCGAGGCCGAGAAGACCCGGCCGGTCGGCACCGGCCCGTTCAAGTTCAAGCAGTGGGTCAAGGGTGACCGGGTCGAACTGACCCGCAATGACGACTACTGGGGCGACAAGGTCGCGCTGAAGGAAGCCACCATCAAGTTCATCGCCGATCCGGCGGCGGCATTGCAGGCGATCCTGGCGGGCGATCTGGATGCCTTCTCGAACTTCCCGGCCCCCGAAAACCTGCCCCAGCTGGAGGCCGATCCGCGCTTCAAGGTCGCGATCGGCATGACCGAGGGCGAGACCATCCTGGCGATGAACAACGGCGTGAAGCCGTTCAACGACATCCGGGTGCGTCGCGCGGTTTCGCATGCCATCGACCGCCAGGCGGTGATCGACGGCCAGTTTGGCTACGGTACCCCGATCGGCAGCCACTTCTCGCCGAGCGCGCCCGGTTATGTCGATCTGACCGACCGTTACCCCTACGATCCGGCGAAGGCCAAGGCGCTGCTGACCGAGGCCGGCTATCCGGACGGCTTCAAGACCGCGCTGATGCTGCCGCCCCCGGGTTATGCCCGTCGTGGCGGTGAGATCATCGCGGCCATGCTGGCCGAGGTCGGCATCCAGGCCGAAATCGTGCCGCTGGAATGGGCGCAGTGGCTGGATCAGGTGTTCAAGAACAAGGCTTACGGGATGACGATCGTCTCCCACACCGAGCCCATGGACATCGGGATCTATGCCCGCGACAACTACTACTTCAACTACAAGAACCCTGCGTTCAACGAGCTGATGGCAAAGCTCGACACGACCACCGACCAGAATGAGCGCCTCAAGCTCTATGGCGACGCGCAGCGGATGCTGGCAGAGGATGCGGTCAACGCCTTCCTGTTCGAACTGCCGCAGTACGGCGTGTGGAACGCCAAGGTCGAAGGCCTGTGGACCGATCGTCCCTTCCAGGTCAACGACCTGACCAAGGTGCACTGGACCGAGTGA
- a CDS encoding ABC transporter permease: protein MALFLFRRLITLMLTLLVAATVVFVVLEILPGDPAAVMLGLNAEPDTVAALRAQLGLDQPLTDRFFGWLGGMIVGDFGRSYTYSVPVTELLADRVAITVPLALFAITLSTLIAIPLGVFAARNHNKLGDVGVMGFSQIGVAVPNFWFALLLIILFAVNLGWTPAGGFPGWDAGIGPALSALLLPAIALALPQAAILARITRSSVLEVLREDYVRTARAKGLDRRSALWRHAVPNALIPVVTILGLQISSLLAGTIIIENVFALPGVGRLIFQAIAQRDLITVKSLVVVIAAVVVFVNFLVDLSYAALDPRLRRGGDML, encoded by the coding sequence ATGGCCCTGTTCCTGTTCCGACGGCTGATCACACTGATGCTGACCCTTCTGGTCGCGGCAACGGTCGTGTTCGTCGTGCTCGAAATCCTGCCGGGCGACCCGGCCGCAGTCATGCTCGGCCTGAATGCCGAGCCCGACACGGTGGCGGCGCTGCGCGCACAGCTCGGGCTGGACCAGCCGCTCACCGACCGCTTCTTCGGCTGGCTGGGCGGCATGATCGTGGGCGATTTCGGCCGCTCTTACACCTACAGCGTGCCGGTGACCGAACTGCTGGCCGATCGCGTGGCGATCACCGTGCCGCTCGCCCTGTTCGCGATCACGCTGTCCACCCTGATCGCCATCCCGCTCGGCGTGTTTGCTGCCCGCAATCACAACAAGCTGGGCGATGTGGGCGTGATGGGCTTTTCGCAGATCGGCGTGGCCGTGCCGAACTTCTGGTTCGCCCTGCTGCTGATCATCCTGTTCGCGGTGAACCTGGGCTGGACACCCGCCGGCGGGTTTCCCGGCTGGGATGCCGGCATCGGCCCGGCGCTTTCCGCGCTGCTGCTGCCGGCCATCGCCCTCGCCCTGCCTCAGGCCGCCATCCTTGCCCGCATCACCCGCTCATCCGTGCTGGAGGTGCTGCGCGAGGACTATGTCCGCACCGCCCGTGCCAAGGGGCTGGACCGGCGTTCGGCGCTCTGGCGCCATGCCGTGCCCAACGCGCTCATCCCCGTGGTCACCATTCTCGGCCTGCAGATCTCGTCACTGCTCGCCGGCACGATCATCATCGAAAACGTCTTCGCCCTGCCCGGCGTCGGCCGGCTGATTTTCCAGGCGATTGCCCAGCGCGACCTGATCACGGTCAAGAGCCTCGTGGTGGTGATCGCTGCCGTGGTGGTGTTCGTGAACTTCCTGGTCGACCTGTCCTATGCCGCCCTCGATCCGCGTCTCCGGCGCGGCGGCGACATGCTCTGA
- a CDS encoding ABC transporter permease translates to MTQTTAITIRRPSAAAEIFRRALASRNFVVGGVITLLFLGIAATSLFWTPLDPTKMNVRARLQAPSATNLFGTDQFGRDILSMIMTGAQNSILVGVVAVGIGLTIGTALGCLAAARRGWIEELVMRFSDFAFAFPALLSAVMITALLGPGAVNSILAIGIFNVPVFARITRGAALAVWSREYVMAARLAGKGPVRITLHHVLPNILSIIIVQATIQFALAILAEAGLSYLGLGTQPPTPSWGRMLNEAQTFIYMAPQLAIIPGLAIVFTVLGLNLLGDGLRDVLDPKLRRAR, encoded by the coding sequence ATGACCCAGACCACTGCCATCACCATCCGTCGCCCTTCGGCCGCAGCCGAGATCTTCCGTCGGGCTCTCGCCAGCCGGAACTTCGTCGTGGGCGGCGTGATCACCCTGCTCTTCCTCGGCATCGCGGCGACCTCGCTGTTCTGGACGCCGCTCGATCCGACCAAGATGAATGTCCGCGCCCGCCTGCAGGCGCCATCCGCGACCAACCTGTTCGGCACCGACCAGTTCGGCCGCGACATCCTGTCGATGATCATGACCGGTGCGCAGAACTCGATCCTGGTCGGCGTGGTCGCGGTCGGCATCGGCCTGACCATCGGCACCGCCCTCGGCTGCCTCGCCGCCGCCCGGCGCGGCTGGATCGAGGAACTGGTGATGCGCTTCAGCGACTTCGCCTTCGCCTTCCCGGCCCTGCTCTCGGCGGTGATGATCACCGCCCTGCTCGGCCCCGGCGCGGTGAACTCGATCCTCGCGATCGGCATCTTCAACGTGCCGGTTTTCGCCCGCATCACCCGTGGTGCCGCCCTCGCCGTCTGGTCGCGCGAATACGTCATGGCCGCGCGCCTCGCAGGAAAGGGCCCGGTGCGCATCACGCTGCACCATGTGCTGCCCAACATCCTGTCGATCATCATCGTGCAGGCGACCATCCAGTTCGCGCTCGCGATCCTGGCCGAAGCGGGCCTCAGCTATCTGGGCCTCGGCACCCAGCCCCCCACCCCCAGCTGGGGCCGCATGCTGAACGAGGCGCAGACCTTCATCTACATGGCGCCGCAGCTCGCGATCATCCCGGGTCTTGCCATCGTCTTCACCGTGCTCGGCCTGAACCTGCTGGGCGACGGCCTTCGCGACGTGCTCGACCCCAAGCTCCGGCGGGCCCGCTGA
- a CDS encoding ABC transporter ATP-binding protein produces the protein MTATDEPLLSIADLRVTLPTPDGPAPILRGVSFDVAAGQMLGLVGESGSGKSMTALAIMGLLPDKAMVEGSIRLAGEELTRLSEPELCKRRGRNMAMIFQEPMTALNPVKTIGQQVSEGMRLHLGIGRAEADDRARRLLERVGLNAKRFPLDLYPHQLSGGQRQRVMIAAALACEPKLLIADEPTTALDVTIQAQILDLVVELVEEMRMGLVLITHDLGVIAETVDKTAVMYAGSIVEAAPTEPLFAEMGHPYTHGLFAAIPHAHGLEHAADGDGPAHTRPRLATIPGTVPDPRRLPPGCAFAGRCPRSDTACTGDIPWVRLAADHGVACVHPVAKGEHIPEFAA, from the coding sequence ATGACCGCAACCGACGAGCCTCTGCTCTCGATCGCAGATCTCCGGGTGACGCTGCCCACGCCCGACGGCCCGGCGCCGATCCTGCGCGGCGTCAGCTTCGACGTCGCCGCCGGCCAGATGCTGGGCCTGGTGGGTGAAAGCGGCTCCGGCAAGTCCATGACCGCGCTCGCCATCATGGGCCTGCTGCCCGACAAGGCGATGGTCGAGGGATCGATCCGGCTGGCCGGCGAAGAACTGACCCGGCTGTCGGAGCCTGAACTCTGCAAGCGCCGTGGCCGCAACATGGCCATGATCTTTCAGGAGCCGATGACCGCGCTCAACCCGGTCAAGACCATCGGCCAGCAGGTCTCGGAAGGCATGCGCCTGCATCTCGGCATCGGCCGGGCCGAAGCGGATGATCGCGCCCGGCGGCTGCTGGAACGCGTGGGGCTGAATGCGAAGCGCTTCCCGCTCGACCTCTATCCCCACCAGCTCTCGGGCGGGCAGCGCCAGCGTGTGATGATCGCGGCGGCCCTTGCCTGCGAGCCCAAGCTGCTGATCGCCGACGAGCCGACCACCGCGCTCGACGTCACCATCCAGGCCCAGATCCTGGATCTGGTGGTGGAACTGGTGGAAGAGATGCGCATGGGGCTGGTGCTGATCACCCATGACCTGGGCGTCATCGCCGAAACGGTCGACAAGACCGCGGTGATGTATGCGGGATCGATCGTCGAGGCGGCACCGACCGAGCCGCTGTTCGCCGAGATGGGCCACCCCTACACCCACGGCCTGTTCGCGGCCATCCCCCATGCCCATGGGCTGGAGCATGCAGCCGATGGTGACGGCCCGGCCCATACCAGGCCGCGGCTGGCGACCATTCCCGGCACGGTGCCCGATCCGCGGCGCCTGCCGCCCGGCTGCGCCTTCGCCGGCCGCTGCCCCCGGTCGGATACCGCCTGCACCGGCGACATACCCTGGGTGCGCCTGGCCGCAGATCATGGTGTCGCCTGCGTCCACCCGGTGGCCAAGGGTGAGCATATTCCGGAGTTCGCCGCATGA